One Leisingera sp. M658 genomic window carries:
- a CDS encoding MEKHLA domain-containing protein, with amino-acid sequence MKEPCLENRFQDRHADLLLRSFAQATGRVLLDGANAETLYRAPFAVLSHNTAADPVLTYGNLAAQSLWEMGWEQLTAMPSRLTAESAHRGQRDAMFAEMRAKGFISNYTGVRISALGRRFEIRNAIIWPLLGADGGKLGEAATFRDFAFL; translated from the coding sequence ATGAAGGAACCCTGCCTGGAAAACCGTTTTCAGGACCGCCACGCGGACCTGCTGCTGAGGTCTTTTGCGCAAGCGACAGGCCGCGTTTTATTGGACGGCGCAAATGCCGAAACGCTGTACCGTGCGCCGTTTGCGGTGCTGTCGCACAACACTGCCGCCGACCCGGTCCTGACCTATGGCAATCTGGCGGCGCAGAGCTTGTGGGAAATGGGCTGGGAGCAGCTGACAGCCATGCCGTCGCGGCTGACGGCGGAGTCGGCGCATCGGGGCCAGCGGGATGCGATGTTCGCTGAGATGCGCGCAAAAGGCTTTATCAGCAATTACACGGGCGTGCGGATCAGTGCGCTGGGGCGGCGGTTCGAGATCCGCAATGCCATCATCTGGCCCTTGCTGGGGGCGGATGGGGGTAAACTAGGTGAGGCGGCGACATTCCGCGATTTTGCTTTTCTCTAG
- a CDS encoding N-acetyltransferase yields the protein MSAALHLAKPEHLDRVLSLVAAFHAESGLETTADHRRAGVEPLLNGHPYGAVYLIGPPRAPIGYIVITFGWSVEFGGMDGFVDELYIRPAVRGRGIATEVLTELPKTLATAGLRALHLEVDRENETARRLYLRTRFKPRDSYMLMTKEM from the coding sequence ATGAGCGCCGCCCTGCATCTTGCCAAGCCGGAGCACCTGGACCGGGTGCTGTCTCTGGTTGCCGCCTTCCATGCCGAATCCGGCCTGGAGACAACAGCGGACCACCGCCGCGCCGGGGTTGAGCCGCTGCTGAACGGGCACCCTTACGGCGCGGTCTACCTGATCGGCCCGCCCCGCGCGCCGATCGGTTACATCGTCATCACTTTTGGCTGGTCGGTGGAATTCGGCGGCATGGACGGCTTTGTGGATGAACTGTACATCCGCCCCGCCGTGCGCGGCCGCGGCATTGCCACCGAGGTGCTGACCGAACTGCCGAAAACCCTGGCCACGGCTGGATTGCGTGCTCTGCATCTGGAGGTGGACCGCGAAAACGAGACCGCCCGGCGGCTCTATCTGCGCACCCGGTTTAAGCCGCGCGACAGCTATATGCTGATGACCAAGGAGATGTAA